In one Neobacillus sp. WH10 genomic region, the following are encoded:
- a CDS encoding glycosyltransferase, with product MPFFQWEDIVTAFTLFIAVYMVIVILFYTVILLISMLQLRKEYKLDRVQVYEDYMEGIYTKPISIIVPAYNEEAGIVHSVRSLLSVNYPAFEVIVVNDGSTDHTLDKMIDHYDMKEIKKVVRKQINTKPIGKIYQSAIFSNLFLINKENGGKADALNVGLNFSHYPYFCSLDGDSVLEQDAFLKVMKPIIDSNEEVIASGGSVRIANGCQIQNGRIQKIALSDKPLVVMQIIEYLRAFLMGRIGLSRHNLLLIISGAFGVFSKSWVVAAGGYRTDTVGEDMELVVRMHRLLKEKGQKKKIVYVPDPVCWTEVPEDTTFLRRQRRRWHRGLFESLWIHRKLTFNPKYGSIGLLAFPYFWIVEFFGPIIELFGYIFMLLCLFLGGIYIEFAILLFLLSLLYGSIFSMAAVLLEEWSLTKYPKVSDIFKLFLYSLTETIWYRPMTVIWRCEGIWQMLKGDTSWGEMKRKGVSE from the coding sequence ATGCCATTTTTTCAGTGGGAAGATATTGTTACTGCTTTTACTTTGTTCATTGCCGTTTATATGGTGATTGTCATTTTGTTTTACACAGTTATTTTGCTTATTTCGATGTTGCAGCTTCGAAAGGAATATAAACTTGATCGTGTTCAGGTCTATGAAGATTATATGGAGGGAATATATACAAAACCCATTTCGATCATTGTCCCGGCCTATAATGAAGAAGCAGGGATTGTCCATAGTGTACGCTCCTTATTAAGTGTGAATTATCCTGCATTCGAAGTGATTGTTGTGAATGATGGTTCAACTGATCACACCCTCGATAAAATGATAGATCACTATGATATGAAAGAAATAAAAAAAGTTGTTCGAAAACAAATAAACACGAAACCAATAGGAAAGATTTATCAATCCGCCATTTTTTCAAATCTTTTTCTTATCAATAAAGAGAACGGAGGAAAAGCGGATGCACTAAATGTTGGTCTTAATTTTTCTCATTATCCCTATTTTTGCTCTCTTGATGGTGATTCTGTACTCGAACAGGATGCATTTTTAAAGGTGATGAAGCCGATTATCGACTCCAATGAGGAAGTGATTGCTTCCGGAGGCAGTGTAAGGATTGCGAATGGCTGTCAAATTCAAAACGGCCGTATTCAAAAGATTGCCTTATCAGATAAACCTTTAGTTGTCATGCAAATTATTGAGTATTTACGTGCCTTTTTAATGGGAAGAATTGGACTAAGCAGGCACAATCTCTTATTAATTATCTCCGGTGCCTTTGGAGTTTTTTCAAAGAGTTGGGTGGTTGCTGCAGGAGGGTATCGAACTGATACGGTCGGAGAAGATATGGAATTAGTGGTGAGAATGCACCGCCTTTTAAAGGAAAAAGGACAAAAGAAGAAGATTGTCTATGTCCCTGATCCTGTTTGTTGGACAGAGGTACCAGAGGATACTACCTTTTTAAGAAGACAGAGAAGACGTTGGCATAGGGGGCTATTTGAGAGCTTATGGATTCATAGAAAATTAACTTTTAATCCTAAGTATGGTTCAATCGGACTCCTAGCTTTTCCATACTTTTGGATCGTCGAGTTTTTTGGCCCGATAATCGAATTATTCGGATATATTTTTATGCTTCTTTGTTTATTTCTTGGTGGAATCTATATTGAGTTTGCTATTTTATTATTTCTATTATCTTTATTATATGGTTCGATTTTTTCGATGGCAGCAGTTCTTTTAGAGGAATGGAGTTTAACAAAGTATCCAAAGGTATCAGATATCTTTAAGCTATTCCTATATTCTTTAACAGAAACCATTTGGTATAGGCCGATGACTGTTATTTGGCGTTGCGAAGGTATATGGCAAATGCTAAAAGGGGATACAAGCTGGGGAGAAATGAAGAGAAAAGGTGTATCAGAATGA
- a CDS encoding inorganic phosphate transporter, whose product MSLVLILTILIVIGALAFDFINGFHDTANAIATSVSTKALKPRQAILLAAVMNFVGALTFTGVAKTVSKDIVDPFTLHNGSVVILAALLAAIFWNLLTWYFGIPSSSSHAIIGSIAGAAVVAEGFHALNYSGFIKILEALILSPILAFALGYIVYSIFKVAFKNFNLTKTNRNFRYIQIATAALQSYSHGTNDAQKSMGIITLALVSNKYLDPDAGIPFWVQLSCAIAMGLGTSIGGWKIIKTVGGKIMKIRPINGVAADLTGAAIIFGATFIHLPVSTTHVISSGILGVGASHRLKGVKWDTAQRMLITWVITLPITALIAGFTYFILNLFI is encoded by the coding sequence ATGAGCCTTGTTTTAATTTTAACCATTTTAATTGTTATTGGTGCCCTTGCATTTGATTTTATTAATGGTTTCCATGATACAGCAAATGCAATCGCAACTTCTGTTTCAACTAAAGCACTAAAACCCCGCCAAGCCATTTTATTGGCAGCAGTAATGAATTTTGTTGGTGCTCTAACATTTACTGGTGTTGCTAAAACAGTTTCAAAAGATATTGTTGACCCATTTACATTACATAATGGCTCGGTAGTAATTCTAGCTGCACTACTTGCGGCTATCTTTTGGAACTTACTTACTTGGTATTTCGGGATCCCAAGTAGTTCTTCCCATGCGATTATTGGATCTATTGCAGGTGCAGCGGTTGTAGCAGAAGGATTTCATGCTCTGAACTATAGTGGTTTCATAAAAATCCTTGAAGCACTTATCCTTTCTCCAATCTTAGCTTTTGCATTAGGCTATATTGTGTATAGCATTTTTAAAGTGGCTTTTAAAAATTTTAATTTAACAAAAACGAACCGAAATTTCCGGTATATACAAATTGCAACGGCAGCTTTGCAATCTTATTCCCACGGAACGAATGATGCTCAAAAGTCGATGGGAATCATCACCTTAGCCCTTGTTTCCAATAAATATCTTGATCCTGATGCTGGTATTCCTTTTTGGGTACAATTATCTTGTGCAATTGCAATGGGTTTAGGTACCTCTATTGGTGGTTGGAAGATTATCAAAACAGTCGGCGGGAAAATTATGAAGATACGTCCAATTAATGGTGTTGCTGCTGATTTAACCGGTGCCGCTATTATTTTTGGTGCGACATTTATCCATTTACCTGTTAGTACGACCCATGTTATTTCTTCAGGTATACTAGGAGTAGGTGCTTCACATCGTCTTAAAGGAGTAAAGTGGGATACAGCTCAACGGATGTTAATTACTTGGGTTATTACCCTTCCTATAACAGCATTAATTGCCGGATTTACTTATTTCATTTTAAATCTATTCATTTAA
- a CDS encoding DUF47 domain-containing protein: MAFKKNDKFSILLSNISANLKESANFFTEYKLKNVSDLKIFSEKMKDLETKGDSYVHEVIKELNDAFITPIEREDILQLAMSMDDVLDGLEGSAALFEMYSMTQADEFMLKFVEAIQGSVHEIDKSVELLSNKKLPQIREHAIKIKDLESKCDNILRQSIKHLFSIEKDPIRIIQYKEIYENLEEIADSCQTVANTLESIIMKNA; the protein is encoded by the coding sequence ATGGCTTTCAAAAAAAATGACAAATTTTCAATATTACTTAGCAACATTTCCGCTAACCTTAAAGAAAGTGCAAATTTCTTTACCGAATACAAATTAAAAAATGTTAGTGATTTGAAAATTTTCTCAGAGAAAATGAAGGATTTGGAAACTAAAGGAGATTCATATGTTCATGAAGTTATTAAAGAATTAAATGATGCATTTATTACTCCGATTGAACGTGAAGACATTCTTCAGCTTGCTATGAGCATGGACGATGTGCTTGATGGACTTGAAGGATCTGCTGCACTTTTCGAAATGTATTCGATGACGCAAGCAGATGAATTTATGTTGAAATTTGTAGAAGCAATTCAAGGTAGTGTTCATGAAATCGATAAGTCGGTTGAATTACTTTCAAATAAAAAATTACCTCAAATTCGAGAACATGCCATTAAAATTAAAGATTTAGAATCAAAATGTGATAATATTTTACGACAATCGATCAAACATTTATTTTCTATTGAAAAAGATCCAATCCGCATTATTCAATATAAAGAAATTTATGAAAATCTAGAGGAAATCGCTGACAGCTGTCAGACAGTCGCAAATACCCTTGAATCCATTATCATGAAAAATGCATAA
- a CDS encoding GlsB/YeaQ/YmgE family stress response membrane protein, producing MSFIWSLIVGGIIGWLAGLLVGKNIPGGIIGNIIAGFVGAWLGTAVFGNWGPRVADFAIIPAIIGAVVLVLLVSFIMRAFRKAD from the coding sequence ATGAGCTTCATTTGGTCATTAATTGTAGGTGGAATTATTGGATGGTTGGCAGGGCTTCTTGTTGGAAAGAATATTCCTGGTGGAATTATTGGTAATATCATTGCTGGTTTTGTTGGTGCATGGCTTGGAACAGCGGTTTTTGGCAATTGGGGGCCACGTGTAGCTGATTTTGCAATAATCCCAGCAATTATAGGGGCAGTTGTACTTGTTCTCCTGGTAAGCTTCATTATGCGAGCATTTAGAAAAGCCGATTAA
- a CDS encoding RluA family pseudouridine synthase: protein MLKTVRKGEWFHIIVPKEWEGTTVEEIFRQVWEAPKKLTHHFRTENKVLVNGSRINWNLPLTPGTTLQIQLFEDEDPQVIPYYYDIDILFEDDHVLVINKPPFMNTHPNNPLKDSNTLINAAAFYLQSKGEIRNIRQIHRLDQNTTGTILFAKHALAGAILDKMLEKRDIKRTYIAAVHGLLRQKKGTINKPIGRDRHHPTKRRVSPTGQEAITHYQLLKDDKNKQLSYMKCWLETGRTHQIRVHLSHLGHPIVGDTLYGGQPVILRQALHAAKLEFSHPMTKEKLVCHAPIIGQLDIFKNIDVYSI, encoded by the coding sequence ATGTTAAAAACGGTACGTAAAGGCGAGTGGTTTCACATTATTGTCCCAAAAGAATGGGAAGGCACAACAGTTGAAGAGATTTTTCGTCAGGTATGGGAAGCTCCCAAAAAATTAACTCATCATTTTCGGACAGAGAATAAGGTTTTGGTAAATGGCAGCCGTATTAATTGGAATTTGCCACTAACTCCCGGCACAACGCTGCAAATACAGCTCTTTGAAGACGAGGATCCCCAAGTAATCCCGTATTACTATGATATTGACATCCTATTTGAAGATGACCATGTTTTAGTGATTAATAAGCCGCCATTTATGAACACTCATCCTAATAACCCTTTGAAGGATTCAAATACACTTATTAATGCTGCTGCATTTTATTTACAGTCTAAAGGGGAAATAAGAAATATTCGACAAATTCATCGATTAGACCAAAATACCACAGGGACAATCCTATTTGCCAAGCATGCGTTAGCAGGAGCAATTTTAGACAAGATGTTAGAAAAACGAGACATAAAACGAACCTATATTGCTGCCGTACATGGACTGCTTCGGCAAAAAAAAGGGACAATAAATAAACCAATCGGCCGTGACCGTCACCATCCGACGAAAAGAAGGGTTTCTCCAACAGGCCAGGAAGCAATTACCCATTATCAGTTGTTAAAAGATGATAAAAACAAACAGCTTTCATATATGAAATGTTGGCTTGAGACAGGAAGAACCCATCAAATCAGAGTCCATTTAAGTCACTTAGGACACCCAATAGTTGGGGATACATTATATGGGGGACAGCCAGTGATATTAAGGCAGGCACTGCATGCTGCTAAACTGGAATTCAGCCACCCCATGACTAAAGAAAAGTTGGTCTGTCATGCTCCCATTATCGGTCAATTAGATATCTTTAAAAATATCGACGTTTATTCAATATAA
- a CDS encoding YhcU family protein, producing the protein MKIVFASTPSQEEKINELVRYIYSNIFPLYFNDEEICEFEQLKVLRSSEDYSTLKDAFQVMTCIQTLISILESTQLDEQYETVFNKNVVTLKEFGLFFPFEFEQFVDAKRLKNTMISIYTKADNELII; encoded by the coding sequence GTGAAAATAGTATTTGCCTCGACACCAAGTCAAGAAGAAAAAATTAATGAACTGGTGAGGTACATTTATTCTAATATTTTTCCTCTATATTTTAATGATGAGGAAATTTGTGAGTTTGAGCAGCTAAAGGTTTTGCGTTCTTCTGAAGATTATAGCACGTTAAAAGATGCTTTTCAGGTGATGACGTGCATCCAAACGTTAATATCGATTCTTGAGTCCACACAGCTGGATGAACAATACGAAACGGTATTTAACAAAAATGTTGTAACTCTTAAGGAATTTGGACTATTTTTTCCGTTTGAGTTTGAACAATTTGTAGATGCAAAAAGGTTGAAAAACACGATGATCAGTATATATACTAAGGCAGACAATGAATTGATAATATAG
- a CDS encoding phospho-sugar mutase — protein MDWRVIANSWIEFKGLDPELKNQLEELKKDEKSLEEAFYKNLEFGTGGMRGEIGVGTNRMNIYTVRKASAGLAAYIEEHGKEAKQRGVVIAYDSRHKSPEFAMEAAMTLATKGIQTYVFDELRPTPELSFALRYLNAFSGIVITASHNPPEYNGYKVYGSDGAQLAPKAADLVISKVNEIENELLIEVNNEEKLKESGLIKTIGSEIDQVYIEKLKTISENPVLAEESDIKIVFTPLHGTANKPVRAALAALGYKNVTVVKEQELPDPEFSTVKSPNPEEHAAFELAIRDGKKVGADILIATDPDADRLGIAVPNYEGEYVVLTGNQTGALLLDYLLSQKKEKETLAQNGVILKTIVTSEIGRKIASAYQLETVDVLTGFKFIAEKIKQYETTGEHTFLFGYEESYGYLIGDFARDKDAVQAALLATEVCAYYKKQGMTLYEGMQQVFKKYGYYLEGLHSLTLKGKEGAEMIQRLLSSFRNEPLTHLGEFKTFATEDYLTGIRVTQNGEEKIDLPKSNVLKYIFEDGSWVCLRPSGTEPKVKFYFGVNRESFAESESKLQAIKKEFLELIDKKVKLVQGM, from the coding sequence TTGGATTGGAGAGTAATTGCAAATAGTTGGATTGAATTTAAGGGATTAGATCCGGAATTAAAAAATCAATTAGAGGAATTGAAGAAGGATGAAAAGAGTTTAGAAGAGGCTTTTTACAAGAACTTAGAATTTGGAACAGGCGGAATGCGCGGTGAAATAGGTGTTGGAACCAACCGTATGAATATTTACACTGTTCGTAAAGCTTCAGCAGGCTTAGCTGCATACATAGAAGAACATGGTAAAGAAGCAAAACAGCGTGGCGTTGTAATTGCGTATGATTCACGTCATAAATCTCCGGAATTCGCCATGGAGGCTGCTATGACACTCGCAACAAAAGGGATTCAAACATATGTTTTCGATGAACTAAGACCAACTCCGGAACTTTCTTTTGCTTTAAGATACCTAAATGCTTTTTCCGGAATTGTCATTACTGCCAGCCATAATCCACCGGAATATAATGGTTATAAAGTGTACGGGTCAGATGGCGCTCAGCTTGCGCCTAAAGCAGCTGACTTAGTCATTTCAAAGGTAAACGAAATCGAGAATGAATTGTTAATCGAGGTCAACAATGAGGAAAAATTAAAAGAGTCAGGGTTAATTAAAACCATCGGCTCAGAAATTGATCAAGTCTATATTGAAAAACTAAAAACAATTTCAGAGAATCCTGTTCTTGCAGAAGAATCGGATATTAAGATTGTTTTTACTCCTTTACATGGAACGGCAAATAAACCTGTTCGTGCCGCACTAGCTGCATTAGGGTATAAAAATGTAACAGTGGTAAAAGAACAAGAACTGCCAGACCCAGAATTTTCGACAGTAAAGAGTCCGAATCCTGAAGAGCATGCTGCCTTTGAATTAGCCATCCGCGATGGAAAAAAAGTAGGGGCAGACATATTAATTGCGACTGATCCAGATGCAGACCGCTTAGGGATTGCTGTTCCTAATTACGAAGGTGAATATGTCGTTCTCACGGGCAACCAAACTGGAGCGCTATTACTTGATTATCTGCTTTCTCAAAAAAAGGAAAAAGAAACACTGGCGCAAAATGGTGTTATTTTGAAAACAATCGTAACATCTGAAATAGGAAGGAAAATCGCTTCAGCTTACCAATTAGAAACGGTTGATGTATTAACAGGATTTAAGTTTATTGCTGAAAAAATTAAGCAATATGAAACAACAGGTGAGCATACTTTCCTATTTGGTTATGAGGAGTCTTACGGCTATTTAATCGGTGACTTTGCTCGAGATAAGGACGCTGTACAAGCGGCATTGTTGGCAACAGAGGTTTGTGCTTATTATAAAAAACAAGGTATGACCCTTTATGAAGGAATGCAGCAAGTATTTAAAAAATATGGGTATTATCTGGAAGGACTGCACTCCTTAACGTTAAAAGGAAAGGAAGGAGCAGAAATGATCCAGCGTCTTTTGTCCTCCTTCCGTAACGAGCCATTAACCCACCTAGGTGAATTTAAAACTTTTGCAACCGAAGATTATCTGACAGGTATCCGCGTAACGCAAAATGGTGAAGAAAAAATTGATTTACCAAAATCGAATGTCTTGAAATATATTTTTGAGGATGGCTCATGGGTTTGTTTAAGACCATCAGGAACAGAACCAAAAGTGAAATTCTACTTTGGGGTAAATCGAGAAAGTTTTGCTGAAAGTGAATCCAAGCTTCAAGCTATTAAAAAAGAATTTTTGGAGCTAATTGATAAAAAAGTGAAATTGGTTCAAGGAATGTAG
- a CDS encoding SDR family oxidoreductase: MLKDQIAIVTGASRGIGKEIAIKLAEQGMKVTIVGSSSQVSNTAEELKDMGFPNILPVQADVSNEEDLKEVVRKTIETYGKVDVLVNNAGVGFFKLTEEVTVEEWKRIFEVNVQGVFLATKAVLPHMKERKSGTIINISSDVARYTIPNGAAYTATKYAVQGFSGSVAQEVREYGIRVGTINPGMVDTYFAESTQGLPDKKDWLKVEDIANAVVYMASAPKHMLIDEIVLHPFVQEYPIA; the protein is encoded by the coding sequence ATGTTAAAAGACCAAATTGCGATAGTTACTGGTGCATCAAGAGGAATTGGCAAGGAAATCGCAATAAAACTTGCTGAGCAAGGGATGAAAGTAACAATTGTTGGCAGTTCTTCGCAAGTATCGAATACTGCTGAAGAATTAAAGGATATGGGCTTTCCCAATATCCTCCCTGTTCAAGCAGATGTTTCAAATGAAGAGGACTTGAAGGAAGTAGTTAGGAAAACGATTGAAACCTACGGCAAGGTTGATGTTCTTGTAAATAATGCAGGTGTAGGTTTCTTTAAATTAACAGAAGAAGTAACAGTAGAAGAGTGGAAGAGGATTTTTGAAGTGAATGTCCAAGGTGTGTTCTTGGCTACAAAGGCAGTCCTTCCACATATGAAGGAGAGGAAGTCCGGAACAATAATTAATATCTCTTCTGATGTTGCCCGCTACACAATCCCAAATGGTGCGGCCTATACCGCAACTAAATATGCAGTCCAAGGTTTTTCCGGATCGGTTGCCCAGGAAGTACGCGAATACGGTATCCGCGTCGGCACCATCAATCCCGGAATGGTAGATACTTATTTTGCAGAATCAACTCAAGGCTTACCAGATAAAAAAGACTGGCTAAAGGTCGAGGACATCGCAAATGCCGTAGTTTATATGGCGTCCGCTCCAAAGCATATGCTGATTGATGAAATCGTTTTACACCCATTCGTTCAAGAATACCCAATCGCGTAA
- a CDS encoding YhdB family protein has translation MNKLDYDRALYYTHRSEWDNLLILMVRTKDQFLSKKIEQFLHAYNFERDYTVIETKLYSLLRYIDHANENVEPDVKGIPMYSLS, from the coding sequence ATGAATAAATTGGACTACGACCGAGCTTTATACTATACGCACCGATCAGAATGGGATAATTTACTGATTTTAATGGTACGGACTAAGGACCAATTTTTATCAAAAAAGATTGAACAATTTCTCCATGCCTACAATTTTGAACGTGACTACACTGTAATTGAAACGAAACTTTATAGTCTTCTTCGTTACATCGACCATGCTAACGAAAACGTAGAACCAGATGTAAAAGGGATACCGATGTATAGTCTTTCCTAA
- a CDS encoding M14 family zinc carboxypeptidase yields MAKFISILLVVFFLFETATQAKKMKVEKPYSYEQLEQDLEKIQKKYKRHIEIKSIGTTHFGKNIWGIKIGKGKKNIVLIGAHHGREWLTSALLMKMLESYAEAYQGSGKIGFTSTNILNEVSIWFIPMLNPDGVNIQQNNMTGFPAMHIQRLLIMNEGLNHFERWKANGMGIDLNRQYPAGWKGLNQEPGEPSYKFYKGKKPLEAKEVIALTKFIKEINPSIAIAYHTAGREIFWNYKNGKYLKRDYKVAKKVANLTGYKLAKPDPDAVGGGFTDWFITTYHRPAMTIEISYLVGETSPPLAVLKKEWERNKYVGLKLAKEARKIDEKNHNGSFSRES; encoded by the coding sequence ATGGCTAAATTCATTAGTATCCTTCTTGTTGTCTTTTTTTTATTTGAAACAGCAACACAGGCAAAAAAGATGAAAGTGGAAAAACCATATTCTTATGAACAGTTGGAGCAAGATCTTGAAAAAATACAGAAAAAATATAAAAGGCATATTGAGATAAAATCAATTGGAACAACCCACTTTGGAAAGAATATTTGGGGAATTAAGATCGGGAAGGGCAAAAAAAATATCGTATTAATTGGTGCACATCATGGACGTGAATGGCTTACGAGTGCACTTTTGATGAAAATGCTTGAGTCCTATGCTGAAGCATATCAAGGTTCGGGGAAAATCGGATTTACTTCCACAAATATTCTTAATGAAGTTTCTATTTGGTTTATACCAATGTTAAATCCAGACGGTGTAAACATTCAACAAAATAACATGACAGGGTTTCCAGCTATGCATATACAACGATTGTTGATCATGAATGAAGGATTAAACCACTTTGAAAGATGGAAAGCCAATGGCATGGGTATAGACTTAAACAGACAATACCCAGCAGGGTGGAAAGGACTAAATCAAGAACCAGGAGAACCTAGTTATAAATTTTATAAAGGGAAAAAGCCACTCGAAGCTAAGGAAGTAATCGCTTTAACCAAATTTATTAAAGAAATTAACCCTTCTATTGCCATAGCCTATCATACAGCTGGAAGAGAAATTTTTTGGAATTATAAAAATGGTAAATATCTTAAAAGGGATTATAAAGTAGCTAAAAAAGTCGCTAATTTAACTGGCTATAAATTAGCGAAACCTGATCCGGATGCAGTGGGTGGAGGATTTACCGATTGGTTTATTACAACATATCACAGACCAGCCATGACGATTGAAATTAGCTATCTTGTTGGTGAAACAAGCCCTCCCCTAGCTGTTTTAAAAAAAGAATGGGAACGAAACAAATATGTTGGCCTTAAGTTGGCAAAAGAAGCAAGAAAAATTGACGAAAAAAATCATAATGGTTCATTCTCCAGGGAAAGCTAA
- a CDS encoding DUF3889 domain-containing protein, with the protein MKKYLAAILIMCSLIINFQKPGFAQKPDYEKYGRIAMAVIKEDFPGEPVRDYEYLGRKKINDMKVEDGFRFKVQEKIRFSL; encoded by the coding sequence ATGAAAAAATATTTAGCAGCTATCCTGATTATGTGTTCTCTTATTATTAACTTTCAGAAGCCAGGATTTGCTCAAAAACCTGATTATGAAAAATACGGTCGAATTGCAATGGCAGTCATCAAGGAAGATTTTCCAGGGGAGCCAGTTCGGGACTACGAATATCTAGGCAGAAAAAAAATTAATGATATGAAGGTGGAAGATGGATTTAGGTTCAAAGTACAAGAAAAAATCAGATTTTCTTTGTGA
- a CDS encoding SpoVR family protein, with product MNVEGRKQLEYAISEITEIASGFGLDYYPMRYEICPSEIIYTFGAYGMPTRFSHWSFGKQFHKMKLHYDLGLSKIYELVINSNPCYAFLLDSNTLIQNKLIVAHVLAHCDFFKNNVRFQNTKRDMVESMAATAERIHQYEIQYGKREVETFLDAVLAIDEHIDPSLMRPKLSWSIGDDEDDEDDEHQVVTPYDDLWKLDEKDKKETIQPRKKKFPPRPEKDLLLFIETYSRELEDWQRDVLTMMREEMLYFWPQLETKIMNEGWASYWHQRILREMDLTSGESIEFAKLNAGVVQPSKTGINPYYLGIKIFEDIEERYNNPTEEMKRRGVQPGSGREKMFEVREVESDISFLRNYLNKDLVMREDMYLFQKQGRDYKIVDKEWEHIRDQLVNMRVNGGFPYITVNDGDYLKNGELYLKHWYEGIELDVKYLEKVLPYIQQLWGRPVHIETIIEERKMLFSYDGKGVHRKYL from the coding sequence ATGAATGTTGAAGGTCGAAAGCAGCTTGAATATGCCATTAGTGAAATTACTGAAATCGCAAGCGGCTTTGGTTTGGATTATTATCCGATGCGTTACGAAATTTGTCCATCTGAAATTATTTATACCTTTGGAGCCTATGGAATGCCGACCCGATTTTCACATTGGAGCTTCGGGAAGCAATTTCATAAAATGAAACTGCATTATGATTTAGGACTTAGCAAAATATATGAACTTGTTATTAACTCAAATCCATGTTATGCCTTTTTACTTGATTCTAATACCCTTATTCAAAATAAACTGATTGTTGCTCACGTATTAGCCCATTGTGATTTCTTTAAGAATAACGTTCGCTTCCAAAATACAAAGCGGGATATGGTCGAAAGTATGGCAGCAACAGCAGAAAGAATCCATCAATATGAAATCCAATATGGAAAAAGGGAAGTAGAAACCTTTTTAGACGCTGTGTTGGCTATTGACGAACATATTGACCCATCGCTCATGAGGCCAAAGCTTTCCTGGTCCATTGGAGACGATGAGGATGATGAAGATGATGAACATCAAGTGGTAACGCCCTATGATGATCTTTGGAAGCTGGATGAAAAAGATAAAAAGGAGACCATTCAACCAAGGAAAAAGAAATTTCCCCCAAGACCTGAAAAGGACTTATTACTATTTATCGAGACCTACAGCAGAGAGCTTGAAGATTGGCAGCGGGATGTCCTAACAATGATGAGGGAAGAAATGCTCTACTTCTGGCCCCAGCTTGAAACAAAAATCATGAATGAGGGATGGGCTTCGTATTGGCACCAACGAATTTTACGGGAAATGGATTTAACAAGTGGTGAATCTATCGAATTCGCAAAATTGAATGCCGGGGTTGTTCAGCCATCCAAAACAGGGATAAACCCATATTATCTTGGTATAAAAATCTTTGAGGACATCGAAGAACGGTATAATAACCCAACAGAGGAAATGAAGCGTAGAGGAGTACAGCCAGGTTCGGGCAGGGAAAAAATGTTTGAAGTTCGAGAAGTTGAATCGGACATTTCTTTTCTTCGCAACTACCTAAATAAGGATCTCGTCATGAGAGAAGATATGTATCTTTTCCAAAAGCAAGGACGAGATTATAAAATTGTTGATAAAGAGTGGGAGCATATCCGAGACCAGCTCGTGAATATGCGGGTAAACGGGGGATTTCCATATATTACGGTCAATGATGGCGACTATTTGAAAAATGGTGAGCTATACTTAAAACACTGGTATGAGGGTATCGAACTTGATGTAAAATACCTTGAAAAGGTACTCCCTTATATTCAGCAGCTGTGGGGCAGACCGGTTCATATCGAAACAATTATTGAAGAAAGAAAAATGCTTTTTTCTTATGATGGGAAGGGCGTTCATAGGAAGTATTTATAA